GTCGCGATGGGACTGACCGGCTGCGCGACCGTACCCACGAATCCCTACTTTTCCTCCGTGCGCTCCGCCGCAAATGTGTATGTGGCGCCGGTGCGCGCCGACGTTGTGAAGATCGCGGTGTTGCCGTTCAAAGCGCCCACGGAGCTGATCGGCGCATCCGTCGCGGACATGGTGGTGACGGAAATGCTGAAGCTCGGCCGCTACACGCTGGTGGAGCGCAGCCAAATGGCCGGCGTGCTGAGCGAAACCGAGCTGGCGATGGCGGGCCTCTCCGAACGCCGAGCGATGGAAGTGGGCCGGATGCTGGGCGCTGATGGCGTCGTGATCGGCACGGTGGATGAATACTCCACCCAGGCGCGGGGCGGCCGCACCCACGCGGTGGTGGGTCTCTCGATCCGGCTGATCCACTCGCAGACCGGCCAGATTCTCTGGAGCGCGGACCTCGCGAAAATGGCGGAGGACCCGAACGTGCCGCTGGCCGCGCACGGTCGAGCGGTGGTGCACGAGCTGATCGCAGGCTTGTATCAGCGTTTGGGCGCGCAGCGCTCCACGCCGGCGCCGGGCACCGCGATGGGCGCGCCCGTGCCGGCTTCCGCCCCCGCGGCACCTGCCCCGCCGCCACCACCTCCTCCGCCACCGAGCGACCTGAAGGCTTCGGACCTCGGCCTTCGCGAGGTCACGCTGACCTGGAGCGTGCCGAGAGAAGCGATTTCGGCCTACCGCATCGAGCGCGCCGAGTCGCTGCAGGGGCCTTTCGTAAAGATTGCGGAAGTCTCACCCCTACGGGGCATGTACACCGATCGGGATGGCCTGAAAGATTCGTCGACCTACTACTACCGCATCATCGCGGTGGCTGGCCCCGGCCGACTGAGCGAGCCATCCAGGCCCGTCGAAAGCATGACTGCACCACCCCCGGATCCGCCGCCGACGGTGAGCGCCGTCGCCACGGGATCTCGCGCGGTGACGCTCACGTGGACCGCACCCCGCGCGGAGGGCATTGTGCGCTACCGGATAGAGCGCGCGTTGGCGGCGGACCTCCAGCGGCAGTGGGTCCCGCGGGGCGAGACCACCGGCACGACATTGGTCGACGGCGGCCGGCCCGGCACGGACCTACTGGATAGCACGGAGTACCTCTACCGCGTCGCTTCGATCAACCGGGTCGGCGCAGTGGGGCCGCCCTCCGAGCCGGTCCGAGTCATGACGCTGCCACCGCCGGCACCCATTGCGGATCTGCGCGCCGCCTCGGACGAAGTGCGGTGCGTTCCGCTGCGCTGGACGGCCAGCCCGGAAGGGGATGTGACGGGGTACGAAATTGAACGCCGCGCCCCCGGAGAGGACGCGTTCAGGCTGCTGGTGACCGTTCAGGGCCGACTGAGCACCAACCACCTCGACGGCCTGCGCGATCCCGGCAATCTGAAGGATGAGGCCTGCTACATCTACCGCATCCGGCCGTTCAATGCGGTGGGCTCTCGCGGCGCGTGGTCGCCGCCGGTGGAGGCCGTCACTCGGGCACCGCCGCCCGCTCCCCAAAGCGTCAGCGCACGCTCCGGCCTCCCGCGCGCGGTTGAAGTTGCGTGGGCCGCCTCGCCGGATTTAAAGGTCACCGGCTATCGAATCGAACGTGGGGAGGGTGAAACTGGCCCCTTCGTGCTCGTCGGCCAGGTGAGCGGCCTGACAACAACGCAGTTTCTGGACCGGGCCGGCGCGTCGAGGTCGTCGCCGGTCGGCCATTTGAAGGACGGTACGCGGTACCGTTACCGCGTCAGCGCGTTCAACACCGCGAATGCCGCGTCGCCGTGGTCCGAGACGGTGTTGGCGACCACGAAACCCGCGCCCTCCGTGCCGACCGGCCTCACCGCGACGACTAACCGCCCCAAGTCCGTTGCCCTCGCCTGGGCTCCCAACCCCGAGCCGGACATCGTCCGCTACGTGGTGGAATCCCGTGCGGCGGACAGTTCGCGCTGGCGCGAGGTGATCAGCACCAGCGGCACCGTCGCAGTGCACGCGGGGTTGAACGACGGCGAAGTTCGGTATTACCGCCTCCGCGCGGTGGATCGCGACACCCTGGAGAGCGCCGCCTCCGCAGAGGCCCGCGGCGCGGCGCGGCCGCTGCCGCCGGCGCCGGAGAGCCTGGCGGCGGAATGGACAGCGGAGGGCGCACGACTGAGCTGGGAGGGGCGGCCGGGCATGAAGGAATACCGCCTCTATCGCAAAGGATTTCTGTCGTCGGAACGGCTACTGGCGGTTGCCGGGCCGCCGGCATTGCTGCCGGCGGCGGTGGTCGGAAAAGGTTTGACGGTGGTGGTCACGGCGGTGGACGAGGAAGACCTGGAGAGCCGGCCATCGGCGGCGATTAAGATCCGCCCGCCGGCAGCGCCGCGTTGAGACCTCCGGATTCGGCGGCCCGCGCGGCACGAGGAGCCGTGCGATGAAGGATCGCCGCAGCATGCGGCATCGGTGCGCGAGGCCGTGCCCCGAGAAGCGGGTGGTGTTGAACGTGTTCGGCGGCAAGCCGTACAGGGAGGATCAGCATCATGAACGCGGTTGAGTTCCAGGGGGAGTCTGGTCGGCCCGGGACCGGGCACACCGTGTTCGCTACAACGGTTTTCTGCCTGACGATCCTCTCGGCAACGGTCGGGTCCGCCGCCGGTCCTCCCGGCTCGGACCGCGAGGAGAACGCGGGGGGGTATCGGGCGCCCGTGGGCACGGCCGGACATCGCGCGGGCGAGAGTGGCGGGGCGGCGGCCGCCCCATCCGCGGCGCGCGATCCCGAGCGCGAAGCCGCTTGGCAACGGGCGCGCGCGGAGGCAAACCGGCGGGTGCGGGAGTTTGAATCGGCGCTGCAGTCCGGCGATCCCGCGCGGATCCGGCGCAGCGCCCTTGACTTGCAATCGGACCCGCTGGCGATCCACCACATCAACCGCAACCGCCCGGATCTCGTGGAGGCGAACAATCAAGTGGTGCGCGAGATCCGCACCGAGGCGACCCGGCAGATGCGCGAGGCGGCGGCGCGAGAATGGAACCGCGCAAACCCCGACAAGCCGCCCGTCACCGCCGACGATGTCGAAATCTACCAACCCCGCAACTGGCGCAGCCCGGACGCGCCGGCGACCAGCCCCCAGGACTGGGACGTCACCGTCCGGGTGCGCGGACAGGATCTTCCGCCAAGCCGCGCACGACGCATCGTCGAGGAATCGTTTTACCACGCCGCGGGCGGCGAGCAGACCTTTGGCAAGGGAGCAACCCCGGAAAGTGTCGCACGACGCCAGCGCGTCGAGACCACCAGCGGCCGAAGCCCGGAAGCCTACAATGAACCGCAGAGAATTCTCGGTACACCGGACGCACCGCCGCGGCCCGGCGAACCACTCCGTGATCCGGAACAACTGACCCGCGCCATCGAGCACAAGAGCAACGCGGCGCGAAACGAGTCGGATGCCGCCCGAGGCCGGGGCGACCCCGTTCAGGCAGCGCACCACGAATTCGACCAGATGTACCAGGCCGCCAAACAGTACGAGCGCATCACCAGACCCCGCGTTGAAGCGGCGGGCGGGCGGGTGGATCCGCGGGTGGAGGAGGGCATGCGGATTCTGGGACAGGTCGGTCCGGACGGCATTTCGCCGGAAGAGGCACGGGCCCGGCTCGCGCAAATGGGCGAAACGCCAGAGTCGATCATCCGCAAGGCGTCGGGTCAGGCGGAGGCGGCCCAGGTGCTCGGCAGGGGACGCGGCACTCAGGCGGACACGCCGGAGGGGGCCGCACGCGGCGCCACAGATGCGCCCGAAGGCCGGGCTCGCGGCCCCTCGGATGCGCCGGAGGCCCCACCTCGAGGCCCCTCCGATACCCCCGACCGCGTGCCGGGCAGAGTCGGCAAAGCGCTGGAAACCGTTGGAAAGGGCATGCAGGCAGTGGACATCCTCGCAGGTGCGGACGACGCCAAAAAGGCAATCCAGGACGGGGACATGGGGAAACTGCGGGACAGTGTGGTCAACACCGCGGATGGGCTGGCGGGCGGTCCCCTCGCCACCGGCCGAATGCTCGAGGAGCGCCTGGGCAAGAACCGCACCGAGAAAAATGAAGCACAAGAACAGGCGCGCCAGGCGGCCGAAGCGGAGCTGGAGCAGCGTATGCGCGTGGAACTTCGGCAAAGCGGGCTCTCAAAGGCCGAAGTGGAGGCGATCATGGAGGCGCGCGCGCGCGGTGATGACCGGCCGCTGCGCGACGCCTACGAGAGGGCGGGCCGAACGCCACCGAAAGGTGAGTCGCCGGATCCTGGCTGGCGCGACTCCCTGAACAACTACGGTTCGGAAGTGGTCGCGAACACGAAGGAGGTCGCGCAGGGAATCGCGGACCGCGCGGAGAAGGCGAAAAACTTCGTCACTCAGACCGGCCGGGACCTCGCGGAGATCGGCGCGGGGCTGACCGAGAAAGGGGTCGCCCGCGAGCTGATCGAGAAACAGAAAGACAACCTGACGAAGGACAACCTGAAGGCCGGCGTGGAACACCTTGCGGAAAAGGGGAAGGAACTGATCGGGGTGAAAGAGACCGATCGCGAACGCGAGGGCCGCGCTGCACAGGATCTCGCCGAGAAGCTGATCGAAAAGGGTGTCGATCCGGAGACCGCCCGGCGGGTGGCCGGCGACTACATCACCCATGCGGGCGGCAAGGGGACACGGGGACAGCTGCGCGACGTGCTCGAGAGCGCGCGTTCCTCTTCCAAGGGTGGCATCTCCGCTGCCGGGACGGCGACCGAAGGAGGAAGTCGTGAAAAGGACGCGCGCACGACCTCCGCCCGGAGCGGCCCGCAGAAAGAACGCACCGAGTCAGCCCGCGAACGTCCCCCGGATCGTGAGGTCGCACCGTCCCCCTCGCCGCCGACGACCGCGGGCCGCGAACGCGGCCCTTCGAAGGAAGACAGGGAGGCACCGCGCAACGACGCCGGCGAGCGGGTGGATGCCGGACAGTACCGCGACGGTGACACGATCGTCGTGCGCGACGGCACTGAATACGTGAAGCAGGGCGACCGGTGGGAGAAAACAGGTCGCAACTATGGTTCCTACACCGCCGAACGCGGTGCGCGCGGCGGTCTGGCTGGCGCGGAGCCGGCGGCGGGCGCGACGGCCAGCCGCGGCGATGCGAGCTCACGGGCCGGCGGTCTCGGGGGCCTGATCGACGGCCGGAGCGAGAAAACTTCCGCCCAGACGCAGGGAGCGCTCGGTCTGATGGGCGGTCAACAGAATCTCGCGCACGCCTCCACCCGCGGTGACGCTGCTGCGCGGGATGCGCGGACGCTGGTGGATGCCGCCGGCCGGGAGGCGCATACGTCGAGCCAGAAGTCGGCCGCCGACGTCGCCAGCGCCAATCGGGAGGGCGGTTGGGGCAAAGCCGTTGCCGACGGAGTCCAGCAGGCGGTCGAAAAAGGTCTGACGGCAGCGGGCCAGTCGTTGGGCAAGGCCGCCGCGGACGCCGCCGCCAACTCGATATTCAAGGACGGCCAGAGCGCCGGTGGTGCTCCGGCCACCGGCGCCTCCGCCGGAAGCGC
Above is a genomic segment from Kiritimatiellia bacterium containing:
- a CDS encoding fibronectin type III domain-containing protein encodes the protein MAHLVAGRPIPPLRGGTVGAFCATIVAMGLTGCATVPTNPYFSSVRSAANVYVAPVRADVVKIAVLPFKAPTELIGASVADMVVTEMLKLGRYTLVERSQMAGVLSETELAMAGLSERRAMEVGRMLGADGVVIGTVDEYSTQARGGRTHAVVGLSIRLIHSQTGQILWSADLAKMAEDPNVPLAAHGRAVVHELIAGLYQRLGAQRSTPAPGTAMGAPVPASAPAAPAPPPPPPPPPSDLKASDLGLREVTLTWSVPREAISAYRIERAESLQGPFVKIAEVSPLRGMYTDRDGLKDSSTYYYRIIAVAGPGRLSEPSRPVESMTAPPPDPPPTVSAVATGSRAVTLTWTAPRAEGIVRYRIERALAADLQRQWVPRGETTGTTLVDGGRPGTDLLDSTEYLYRVASINRVGAVGPPSEPVRVMTLPPPAPIADLRAASDEVRCVPLRWTASPEGDVTGYEIERRAPGEDAFRLLVTVQGRLSTNHLDGLRDPGNLKDEACYIYRIRPFNAVGSRGAWSPPVEAVTRAPPPAPQSVSARSGLPRAVEVAWAASPDLKVTGYRIERGEGETGPFVLVGQVSGLTTTQFLDRAGASRSSPVGHLKDGTRYRYRVSAFNTANAASPWSETVLATTKPAPSVPTGLTATTNRPKSVALAWAPNPEPDIVRYVVESRAADSSRWREVISTSGTVAVHAGLNDGEVRYYRLRAVDRDTLESAASAEARGAARPLPPAPESLAAEWTAEGARLSWEGRPGMKEYRLYRKGFLSSERLLAVAGPPALLPAAVVGKGLTVVVTAVDEEDLESRPSAAIKIRPPAAPR